One window of Manihot esculenta cultivar AM560-2 chromosome 17, M.esculenta_v8, whole genome shotgun sequence genomic DNA carries:
- the LOC110604458 gene encoding RING-H2 finger protein ATL46: MICGMSERRENRWLMEHTHMRMSWIQYQIKQKHGYLTYSPPLSPSSMSPYATNFHKGSTPSSSSPPSSSTRISAAVLFIIVILAVLFFISGLLHLLVRFLIKHPSSSASSQSNRYPDVSGPDALQRQLQQLFHLHDSGLDQAFIDALPVFQYREIVGLKEPFDCAVCLCEFSEKDKLRLLPMCSHAFHINCIDTWLLSNSTCPLCRGTLFAPGFSIENPMFDFYDLREYDGCPSNGENGFSSRQKTVEIEESVVEKGVLPVRLGKFRRPNDGTGEAGGETSSSNLDARRCFSMGSYQYVLGDSDLRVPLGTDQHGRDAKLEKRNGDLSVDGDLEGKKISSGTKRESFSVSKIWLWSKKGKFLGSSDTQMDMPSSLNRELPWMVRTQEN; this comes from the coding sequence ATGATCTGTGGGATGTCAGAGAGAAGAGAAAATAGATGGCTTATGGAGCATACCCATATGAGGATGTCATGGATTCAGTATCAAATCAAGCAAAAACATGGTTACTTGACATATTCGCCGCCTCTTTCTCCTTCTTCAATGTCTCCATATGCTACTAATTTTCATAAAGGATCAACCCCTTCATCTTCATCACCGCCGTCTTCTAGTACAAGAATTAGCGCTGCAGTTCTTTTCATTATAGTGATTCTTGCAGTACTGTTTTTCATCTCTGGTTTGCTCCACTTGCTTGTTAGGTTCCTTATAAAACACCCATCTTCGTCGGCTTCGTCTCAATCTAATAGATACCCTGACGTCTCTGGACCAGATGCTCTTCAAAGACAACTACAGCAGCTTTTCCATCTCCACGATTCTGGTCTGGATCAGGCCTTTATTGATGCTCTTCCTGTTTTCCAGTACAGAGAGATTGTAGGTCTGAAAGAGCCATTTGATTGTGCTGTTTGTTTATGCGAGTTTTCTGAGAAAGACAAGCTGAGATTGCTTCCTATGTGCAGCCATGCTTTTCACATCAATTGCATAGATACTTGGCTGTTATCTAACTCCACATGCCCTCTTTGTAGAGGGACTCTTTTTGCTCCTGGATTTTCCATCGAAAATCCAATGtttgatttttatgatttaagagAATATGATGGATGCCCTAGTAATGGAGAAAATGGGTTCTCTTCTAGGCAAAAAACTGTGGAAATTGAAGAGTCTGTTGTTGAAAAGGGTGTTTTACCTGTGAGACTTGGTAAATTCAGGAGGCCGAATGATGGAACAGGGGAGGCAGGAGGAGAGACTAGCAGCAGTAATTTAGATGCAAGAAGATGTTTTTCAATGGGTTCTTATCAGTATGTGCTTGGTGATTCAGACCTCAGGGTTCCCTTAGGCACTGACCAGCATGGCCGTGATGCTAAGCTCGAAAAACGAAATGGGGATCTTTCAGTTGATGGGGATTTGGAGGGAAAGAAGATTAGTAGTGGAACCAAACGTGAGAGCTTCTCTGTATCTAAGATATGGCTTTGGTCTAAAAAGGGCAAGTTTTTGGGATCCTCAGATACTCAGATGGATATGCCTTCTTCACTTAACAGGGAATTGCCATGGATGGTTAGAACACAAGAAAATTGA
- the LOC110604590 gene encoding probable inactive receptor kinase At2g26730, whose product MKQIPIWVLFISFCLLLHATNSEVEEVVKRSLINFLAKLNGGQPNPSFGWTNDTDPCKDNWKGVICDRQTKTFVRRIYLSQTNLSGVFDAASLCNVPPLAKSLIHIKLDQNSIVGELPAEISNCRNLVYLLLGRNRFHGNLPDALAKLRALQRLDISDNEFSGNLPNLSQIPFLTTFLAQYNELTGELPSFDLSNFVRFNVSFNDFIGPIPVVTGQFTESSFMDNPGLCGPLLKRDCYNQDDSTSEDGKKSKGVSKDEILMYSGYGLLGLVFISIIIYKLVKRNKIEEKDDSVNKVASADDDIEKPTAVSSDHKSAMSRSDLSVNSSESAMASTSLVILTSPVVNGLRFDDLLRAPAELLGRGKHGSLYKVICENGMFLAVKRIRNWAISSSEFKQRMQKIYQANHPNILPALAFYSSRQEKLLVYEYQQNGSLSRFLHGTQTGQTFDWMSRLSVAATIAEALAFMHQELQPDGIAHGNLKSSNILLNKNMEPCISEYGLMVVDDQDYSSPVNGYKIMPKPEATAHNAFKLDVYGFGMILLELLTGKLVQNNGTDLTKWVHAVVREEWTVEVFDKALISEGASEERMVNLLQVAIKCVNHTAEVRPTMNQIAVMINTIKEEEERSLVYDP is encoded by the exons ATGAAGCAAATCCCAATTTGGGTACTCTTCATTTCATTCTGTCTCCTCCTCCACGCGACAAATTCTGAAGTGGAGGAGGTGGTCAAGAGATCACTTATCAACTTTCTTGCAAAACTGAATGGCGGGCAACCGAATCCAAGTTTCGGTTGGACTAATGACACTGATCCCTGCAAAGATAACTGGAAGGGTGTGATCTGTGATAGGCAGACCAAAACCTTTGTAAGAAGGATATATCTCAGCCAGACCAATCTTTCTGGAGTTTTTGATGCTGCTTCTCTTTGCAATGTGCCACCTCTTGCTAAATCTCTTATCCATATTAAGCTTGACCAGAACAGTATTGTTGGAGAACTCCCAGCTGAGATTTCGAACTGCAGAAATCTCGTTTACTTGCTTCTGGGCCGGAACAGATTTCATGGAAATCTTCCTGATGCTTTAGCCAAGCTTAGGGCTCTGCAAAGACTGGATATTTCAGACAATGAGTTCTCTGGTAACTTGCCTAATTTATCGCAGATACCATTTCTCACAACATTCCTTGCTCAGTATAATGAACTTACTGGTGAGCTACCCAGTTTTGATCTTTCGAATTTTGTAAGGTTCAATGTTTCCTTCAATGATTTCATTGGCCCTATTCCTGTTGTGACTGGACAATTCACTGAAAGCAGCTTCATGGACAATCCTGGATTATGTGGGCCTCTGTTGAAAAGAGATTGTTATAATCAGGACGATTCGACAAGTGAAGACGGGAAGAAATCGAAAGGCGTCTCAAAAGATGAGATTCTTATGTACTCAGGCTATGGTTTACTAGGCTTGGTTTTCATCAGTATCATCATTTATAAGCTGGTTAAGAGAAACAAGATAGAAGAAAAAGATGATTCAGTTAACAAGGTTGCATCAGCAGATGATGATATAGAAAAGCCTACAGCTGTTTCAAGTGATCATAAATCTGCGATGAGCAGATCAGATTTGTCAGTCAATTCTTCTGAAAGTGCAATGGCTTCTACTTCACTGGTAATTCTAACAAGTCCTGTGGTGAATGGTTTGAGATTTGACGACTTGCTGAGGGCTCCTGCAGAGTTGCTTGGAAGAGGAAAGCATGGAAGCCTCTACAAGGTTATCTGTGAAAATGGAATGTTTTTGGCTGTCAAAAGGATTAGGAATTGGGCAATTTCAAGCAGTGAATTTAAGCAGAGAATGCAGAAGATCTACCAAGCAAACCACCCAAATATATTGCCAGCTCTTGCCTTTTATTCTTCCAGACAAGAGAAGCTGTTGGTTTATGAATACCAGCAGAATGGAAGTCTCTCCAGGTTTCTCCATG GAACTCAAACGGGACAAACATTCGACTGGATGAGCCGACTCAGTGTTGCAGCTACCATTGCCGAGGCATTGGCCTTTATGCATCAGGAGCTTCAACCTGATGGGATTGCTCATGGGAATTTAAAATCCTCTAACATCTTATTGAATAAGAACATGGAACCTTGCATAAGTGAGTATGGCCTTATGGTTGTTGATGATCAAGACTATTCTTCACCTGTCAATGGTTACAAAATCATGCCAAAACCTGAGGCTACTGCTCATAATGCCTTCAAGTTAGATGTTTACGGCTTCGGAATGATTCTGCTTGAATTACTGACTGGAAAGCTAGTGCAGAATAATGGAACAGACTTGACTAAATGGGTTCATGCCGTTGTTCGAGAAGAATGGACGGTAGAGGTTTTCGACAAGGCTCTTATATCGGAAGGTGCGAGTGAAGAGAGGATGGTGAACTTGCTTCAGGTTGCTATAAAATGTGTCAACCACACTGCAGAGGTTAGGCCTACAATGAATCAAATTGCTGTCATGATCAACACAATtaaggaggaagaagaaagatCCTTAGTTTATGACCCATGA
- the LOC110605022 gene encoding uncharacterized protein LOC110605022: protein MCKNWVVFAFIFLVLLSGFSSASATPPAKIVSGVVSNVVSVLVKWLLSLKSNSKTAVSSRSMVKFESGYTVETVFDGSKLGIEPYSVELSPSGELLVLDSENSNIYKISTPLSRYSRPKLIAGSSEGYSGHVDGRLREARMNHPKGLTVDDRGNIYIADTMNMAIRKISDEGVTTIAGGKWTRGGGHVDVPSKDVKFSNDFDVVYIGSICSLLVIDRGNQAIREIQLHDEDCSYQYDGSFHLGIAVLVAAAFFGYMLALLQRRVQALFSSNDDSRAYIKKGTPMPPYQRPPKSVRPPLIPNEGELEKPDEGFFGSLGRLVLNTGSTVGEILGGLFSGFRSKPLHYQFQQQYQHHLQHSNAWPMQESFVIPDEDEPPSIETRTPTPKRTYPFITKDMEKHQQFKHNHSYHSGWDAEYHQQKKQQQQQQMHMQMQMQMQMQRHQQQQQQQHHHRHYTSNPKTYYEKGCETNEIVFGAVQEQDGRREAVVIKAVDYGDPRYNHHNIRPRFNYVGYAHGY, encoded by the exons ATGTGCAAGAATTGGGTTGTTTTTGCATTCATCTTTCTAGTCCTCCTCAGCGGCTTCTCTTCAGCTTCAGCCACACCACCTGCAA AAATCGTAAGTGGGGTTGTCTCCAATGTCGTCTCTGTACTTGTTAAGTGGCTCTTGTCACTCAAATCCAACAGTAAAACAG CTGTCTCTAGCCGTTCGATGGTGAAATTTGAAAGTGGATATACAGTTGAGACAGTGTTTGATGGAAGTAAGCTTGGGATTGAGCCATATTCTGTTGAGTTATCTCCCAGTGGAGAGCTACTGGTTTTGGATTCTGAAAATAGTAACATTTACAAGATTTCAACACCATTATCTAGAT ATAGCCGGCCCAAGCTGATCGCTGGATCTTCTGAAGGGTACTCGGGACATGTAGATGGGAGACTAAGAGAAGCAAGAATGAACCACCCGAAAGGTCTTACGGTGGATGACCGAGGAAACATATATATAGCAGACACAATGAACATGGCTATCAGAAAGATAAGTGATGAAG GGGTTACAACTATTGCAGGTGGAAAATGGACTCGTGGAGGTGGTCATGTTGATGTTCCAAGTAAAGATGTGaagttttcaaatgattttGATGTGGTTTATATTGGAAGTATCTGCTCTCTTTTGGTTATAGATCGAGGAAACCAGGCGATTCGAGAGATTCAACTCCATGATGAAGATTGTAGCTATCAATATGATGGTAGTTTCCATTTAG GAATAGCAGTGCTTGTTGCTGCTGCATTCTTCGGCTACATGCTAGCATTGCTGCAGCGTCGGGTTCAAGCATTGTTTTCTTCCAATGAT GATTCAAGAGCTTATATAAAGAAAGGTACACCAATGCCACCATACCAAAGGCCTCCGAAATCAGTAAGGCCTCCGTTGATTCCAAATGAAGGTGAACTTGAGAAACCAGACGAGGGCTTTTTTGGTTCACTCGGGAGGCTTGTCCTCAACACTGGATCAACTGTAGGTGAAATATTGGGGGGATTATTTTCAGGCTTCAGAAGCAAGCCCCTTCACTACCAGTTTCAGCAGCAGTACCAGCACCATTTACAACATTCAAATGCATGGCCGATGCAAGAAAGTTTTGTGATTCCAGACGAAGATGAACCACCATCAATTGAAACCAGGACCCCTACACCAAAGAGAACCTATCCATTTATCACCAAGGACATGGAGAAGCACCAGCAATTCAAGCACAACCATAGTTACCATAGTGGATGGGATGCTGAGTATCACCAACAGAAAAAACAACAACAGCAACAGCAAATGCACATGCAAATGCAGATGCAGATGCAGATGCAGCGAcaccagcagcagcagcaacagcAGCATCATCATAGGCACTATACATCCAACCCCAAAACATACTATGAAAAAGGCTGCGAGACCAATGAGATTGTGTTTGGAGCTGTTCAAGAACAGGATGGTCGGCGTGAAGCTGTGGTGATAAAAGCTGTTGACTACGGAGATCCTAGATATAATCACCATAATATTCGACCTCGATTCAACTATGTTGGTTACGCTCATGGGTACTAA